A window of the Plasmodium vinckei vinckei genome assembly, chromosome: PVVCY_08 genome harbors these coding sequences:
- a CDS encoding TLD domain-containing protein → MDESQKSDKIKVLNVFQNEEIANKSPISNKFEFEKGVIRNAIVSSSSNRSIKTENEKVKKNSIIFREQCEYCLTDFSISGHLILTRESLLFEPDLRDKNVIKNGLGTYQIFIDLYDIYECAHIVVPTKYTYLYNNDDTCGFIQVLLKSIYIEDNKIVSNKKSNSNNYFYTNSRENSSSSLISPTFGSSNNNNLYHSNNNYNEESNKQNGMSYYKYISKSLSYVLNLAQPLVQNTPFKGYRTDQTNTSNDSVKLAKHLNNNGIHNYNKSELANDTYQGASYQNETNKKTKRNSFINFDILSPKNNIINHMHDSDLKIYQNINEINYSKVISSHPNITYKNNFNSANYSSYNFKGDNNSKKNSYPFIKKNSISQKVENTTSSRKSDPNDSTIKNNILTQLNLQNSNKTNTKINEENTEKHELGMDTPNVRKGKTSVTSQNGEFDNLDEIDYVHVDHIKREDAHNVVSDNTNSYIKQSQNIIEMFPKKSIIKTSDGITYTNEQDKKIIKIKPLHGHVENDELHKKGSKKYEEKCFILFRFFNNNTAYETTTKIITEIDNVKKSENKIKKTITSVPFTSNVLLKCIIKQSLIYKESVDLRQQSLTSNPMNDMKDFKSLALEPKLDYASDAVKLLTKDMSKQINYYLPPTLSIKVWKLAFCSSIHGVSFKTLYRSVANKGSIILLIYDINNVLFGCFLDKLQCDTCYYGSGENFLFTFKDKSHNTNYEKDINKQSQKKTIKNMTSTNDYDPSICDTDTDNLGMSNASSKKDDEESERGHSQTVTKIKEATKNKASIKSDYIIDSDCSEHESTPVNKLNTQYDDNLDELTKNNLNQETPQKDIDEYASKSKKQTHYYDSKLSNKNDKNKNTTINSSDSYETKNKKNSIDNKFSRDTMNEKNNDKANDSPSIQVYNWTTRNNYYVYSDEKSITIGGGDNYALVINDDLSKGQTNKSSTYDNDLLTYDEEFEIQFLQLWIFDDT, encoded by the exons atggATGAAAGTCAAAAAAGTGATAAAATCAAAGTTTTAAATGTTTTccaaaatgaagaaatagCAAACAAATCACCAATTTCCAACAAGTTCgag TTTGAAAAGGGCGTGATAAGGAATGCTATTGTTTCATCAAGCTCGAACAGATCCATAAAAactgaaaatgaaaaagtgaaaaaaaatagtataatatttaGAGAACAATGTGAATATTGTTTGACTGATTTTTCTATAAGTGGTCACTTAATATTAACAAGAGAATCCCTACTATTTGAACCTGATTTAAgagataaaaatgttattaaaaatggttTAGGAACCtatcaaatatttattgatttatatgatatatatgaatgtGCTCATATTGTTGTACCAACCAAATATACTTatctatataataatgatgatacATGTGGATTTATTCAAGTTTTATTAAagagtatatatattgaggataataaaattgtgtcaaataaaaaaagtaatagcaataattatttttatacaaatagTAGAGAAAATAGTAGTAGCAGTTTAATTAGTCCTACATTTGGTAGtagtaacaataataatttataccattcaaataataattataatgaagaatctaataaacaaaatggaatgtcttattataaatatattagtaAAAGTTTATCTTATGTATTAAATTTAGCACAGCCTTTAGTACAAAATACTCCATTTAAAGGATACAGAACAGATCAAACAAATACATCAAATGATTCAGTAAAATTAGCTAAGCatctaaataataatggcatacataattataataaaagtgaACTAGCCAATGATACATATCAAGGAGCTAGCTAtcaaaatgaaacaaataaaaaaacaaaaagaaatagttttattaattttgatatattatcacctaaaaataatataattaatcaTATGCATGATAgtgatttaaaaatttatcaaaatataaatgaaattaattataGTAAAGTTATATCATCACATCcaaatataacatataaaaataattttaattcagCTAATTATTCAAGTTACAATTTTAAAGgtgataataattcaaaaaaaaattcttatccttttataaaaaaaaatagtatttCACAAAAAGTTGAAAATACAACCTCATCAAGAAAATCAGATCCAAATGATAGtactattaaaaataatatacttaCTCAATtgaatttacaaaattctAATAAAACTAATactaaaattaatgaagaGAATACAGAAAAACATGAATTAGGTATGGATACTCCCAATGTAAGAAAAGGCAAAACGAGTGTAACTTCGCAAAATGGTGAATTTGACAACCTCGATGAAATTGATTATGTACATGTAGATCATATAAAAAGGGAAGATGCTCATAATGTAGTAAGTGATAATACAAATtcttatataaaacaatctcaaaatataattgaaatgtttccaaaaaaatcaataatTAAAACATCAGATGGAATTACATACACCAATGAGCAAGacaagaaaattataaaaataaaaccatTACATGGACATgtagaaaatgatgaattacataaaaaaggaagtaaaaaatatgaagaaaaatgttttattttatttcgattttttaataataatacagcATATGAAACaacaacaaaaataattacagAAATtgataatgtaaaaaaatcagaaaataaaattaaaaaaacaataactTCAGTCCCATTTACATCaaatgtattattaaaatgtataatcAAACAATctcttatatataaagaatcaGTTGATTTAAGACAACAAAGTTTAACATCAAATCCAATGAATGATATGAAAGATTTTAAATCTTTAGCATTGGAACCTAAATTAGATTATGCTAGTGATGCTGtcaaattattaacaaaagATATGtctaaacaaattaattattatttacctCCTACTTTAAGTATTAAAGTTTGGAAGCTAGCTTTTTGTTCTAGTATACATGGTGTATCCtttaaaacattatatAGAAGTGTTGCCAACAAAGGCagcattattttattaatatatgatataaataatgttttatttggTTGTTTTCTTGATAAATTGCAATGTGATACTTGTTACTATGGCTCAGGAGAAAATTTCCTTTTTACTTTCAAAGATAAATCACATAACacaaattatgaaaaagatataaacaaacaatctcaaaaaaaaacaataaaaaatatgactaGCACAAATGATTATGATCCCAGTATATGCGACACGGACACAGATAATTTGGGCATGTCAAATGCGTCATCTAAAAAAGATGATGAGGAAAGTGAAAGAGGACATTCTCAAACagtaacaaaaataaaagaggctacaaaaaataaagctTCTATAAAAAGtgattatataattgaTTCAGATTGTTCTGAACATGAATCTACACCGGTTAATAAACTAAATACACAATATGATGATAATTTAGATGAATtaactaaaaataatttaaatcaaGAAACACCACAAAAGGATATTGATGAATATGCTAGCaaatcaaaaaaacaaacacATTATTATGATTCCAAATTAagcaataaaaatgataaaaataaaaacaccACTATTAATAGTAGTGATAGTTATGAAacgaaaaataaaaaaaactcaATTGACAATAAATTTAGTCGTGACACaatgaatgaaaaaaataatgataaagcTAATGATTCACCATCTATTCAAGTCTATAATTGGACAACacgaaataattattatgtttattcAGATGAAAAATCTATAACAATAGGAGGTGGTGATAATTATGCACTAGTAATTAATGATGACCTATCCAAAGGTCAAACCAACAAAAGTAGTACATACGATAATGACTTATTAACATATGATGAAGAGTTTgaaatacaatttttacaattatgGATTTTTGATgacacataa
- a CDS encoding dolichyl-diphosphooligosaccharide--protein glycosyltransferase, putative gives MMKRVLRNAFHFLVVYFFINIKLYSCEKIKLKTVDINKESQYGVVKNKIEKFNHKKLVFITNIKNYEQAYSNFLNIFKPENDDINFIKKVVYVDDKNWNEKESEIYKEDKNSENNLSSDDTSSYKTSYKSLLNKLDYSLYDGLVIILDILNDYFVQNVDIKYIKLFIEKKKNIFLSLNTVIGKKANNFLKELNIQVYGNHSYVNNHFNNFLLKNKTKKLEMDINNDKKDYTFYTNRLIKDTPIIKNKEINNILFKGTAHTILLENKYYLDILECTKTCLLYDKGHNILKKKKQGEELSLISSIQLENNSRLIFSSSSEIFSDIFFILNEQNKIFTKNLIMWNFKMSGIIRYNNFKIFQDKHYENNIDKLKETHTFFINDYFHMNIDFYELINNYWVPYKKNDIQFNLIKIDIIHRDFLDMYTCDDNPTYYKKFKLPTNHGIYKLQIYYLRKGYNILDLEYFIPVRTLLHYDKNKKVNFKNYPFYLYIYISLFCFFLFVLIMLFDNSEYEEITNDKKNN, from the coding sequence atgatgaaaagGGTATTAAGGAATgcattccattttttagttgtttacttttttataaatataaaactatattcttgtgaaaaaattaaattaaagacagttgatataaataaggaGTCACAATATGGGGTAGTTAAAAATAAGATCGAAAAATTTAATCATAAAAAGCTAGTATTcataacaaatataaaaaattatgaacaagCATAcagtaattttttaaacatatttaagccagaaaatgatgatataaattttattaaaaaggtAGTATATGttgatgataaaaattggaatgaaaaagaatctgagatatataaagaagataaaaatagtgaGAATAATTTATCAAGTGATGACACATCAAGTTATAAGACTAGTTATAAAAGTTTGTTGAATAAACTTGATTATTCTTTATATGATGGattagtaataatattagatattttaaatgattattttgttcaaaatgtagatataaaatatataaaattgtttatagaaaaaaaaaaaaatatatttttaagtcTAAATACTGTTATAGGTAAAAAGGCAAACAACTTcttaaaagaattaaatatacaagTATATGGTAACCATTCATATGTGAACAACCATTTTAATAActttttgttaaaaaataaaacaaaaaaactcgaaatggatataaataatgacaaAAAAGACTACACATTTTATACTAACAGATTAATAAAAGATACTccaattataaaaaataaagaaataaataatatattatttaaaggaACTGCTCATACAATATTgttagaaaataaatactacCTAGATATATTAGAGTGTACAAAAACATGTTTACTATATGATAAGggtcataatattttaaaaaaaaaaaaacaaggaGAAGAATTATCATTAATATCATCAATTCAATTGGAAAATAATTCGagattaattttttcatcatcttCAGAAATATTCtctgatatattttttattttaaatgaacaaaataagaTATTTAccaaaaatttaattatgtgGAATTTTAAAATGAGTGGCATAATTCGAtacaataattttaaaatttttcaaGACAAacattatgaaaataatattgacaaattaaaagaaacacacacttttttcataaatgaTTATTTTCACATGAACAttgatttttatgaattaatAAACAATTATTGGGTaccatataaaaaaaacgacATACAATTTAACTTGATTAAAATTGATATTATACATAGGGATTTTTTAGATATGTATACTTGTGATGATAATCCAacttattataaaaaatttaaattaccAACCAACCATgggatatataaattacaaATATACTATTTAAGAAAAGGTTACAATATTTTAGATCTGGAGTATTTTATACCAGTTCGAACATTACTACACTAtgataaaaacaaaaaagttaactttaaaaattatccgttttatttatatatatatatatctttattttgtttttttttatttgttttaatcATGTTATTTGACAATTCAGAATATGAAGAAATaacaaatgataaaaaaaataattaa
- a CDS encoding protein disulfide isomerase, putative, whose translation MGRYSFLYIFFIIAFFFTPELLKCSIWEGVSDDLAKKVNHLTHEMELQIYSQHTQYCVALFCNPNEIKCKDVYKEFVGAANAIDKEDVVFVYVDTVKLPKTTDNFEIKNVPKILIFRDFDPEKGYTFHNKYTKENILEWLSTLPMPSVEVMEPGDVDKYVQMNKKRGFASIIAYCIKNSKNPDKFVHFGETHKIPNLAIGLTYINNDEEARIEIANGPGSTIPNDSIKYKDVYKPTDNIWTSDSILKFATNYMNQFPIVINYTRKLSHPVKDEIYLYLYNEFGEYTDSTYVEVYDVIQKYNKIKFVFPRKEEITEMFGLEEGKKYICIMDYTDSNIDPAYALLRPRKYVQELTENIKSKTVEKFIEDFYNNKVPEFRKSEKPVKRLHKQNYQILCSNNFESYVLDPNKLVIIFYHVHGCKECKPLFSFWEKLANHFHLEYPKEEILVATMDAKLNDMFDTSIKVYPSAAIYPKGEDKIKRRTHIMFPIRLDALIDVVEEIFEGDGDSDL comes from the exons ATGGGAAGGTAtagttttttatatatttttttcataattgctttttttttcacccCTGaacttttaaaatgttCAATCTGGGAGGGTGTTAGTGATGATTTAgcaaaaaaagtaaatcaTCTAACGCATGAAATGgaattacaaatatatagtcAGCATACACAATATTGTGttgcattattttgtaatcctaatgaaataaaatgtaaagatgtatataaagaatttgTTGGTGCTGCAAATGCAATCGATAAAGAAGATGTAGTTTTTGTTTATGTTGATACAGTAAAATTACCAAAAACTACtgataattttgaaattaaaaatgtgcctaaaatattaatatttcgTGATTTTGATCCTGAAAAGGGATATACATTCCATaacaaatatacaaaagaaaatatacttGAATGGCTAAGTACACTTCCTATGCCATCAGTAGAAGTTATGGAACCTGGAGATGTCgataaatatgtacaaatgaataaaaaaagaggaTTTGCATCTATTATTGCATattgtattaaaaattcGAAAAATCCTGATAAATTTGTACATTTTGGTGAAACACATAAAATCCCAAATTTAGCAATAGGtctaacatatataaataatgatgaagaaGCTCGAATTGAAATTGCAAATGGACCAGGTTCTACAATACCTAATGATtccattaaatataaagatgTTTATAAACCTACAGATAATATTTGGACATCTGATTCTATTTTGAAATTTGCTACCAATTACATGAATCAATTTCCTATTGTCATTAATTATACTAGAAAATTAAGTCATCCAGTAAAAGATgaaatatatctttatcTTTACAATGAGTTTGGTGAATACACAGATAGTACCTATGTAGAAGTTTATGATGTcattcaaaaatataacaag ATAAAATTTGTCTTCCCAAGGAAGGAAGAAATCACTGAAATGTTTGGACTCGAAGAAggaaagaaatatatttgtataatgGATTATACGGATTCAAATATAGATCCTGCTTATGCATTATTACGACCTCGTAAATATGTACAGGAACTTACAGAGAATATAAAATCTAAAACAGTGgaaaaatttattgaagatttttataataataaagttCCTGAATTTCGAAAATCTGAAAAACCCGTTAAAAGATTacataaacaaaattatcaaatattatgttcaaataattttgaatcATATGTTTTAGATCCAAATAAATTggtcataatattttatcatgtTCATGGTTGTAAAGAATGTAAacctttattttcattttgggAGAAACTCGCtaatcattttcatttagaATATCCTAAAGAAGAAATTTTAGTAGCAACTATGGAtgcaaaattaaatgacATGTTTGATACATCTATTAAGGTATATCCTAGTGCCGCAATCTATCCAAAAG GAGAAGACAAAATAAAGAGAAGAACACATATCATGTTCCCCATAAGATTAGATGCACTAATTGATGTGGTTGAAGAAATATTCGAAGGTGATGGTGACTCGGatctataa
- a CDS encoding thioredoxin-like protein 1, putative: MSCAHFNSPYQAEKRRTTENVDNQNLASVKKPIDYSDMDLILFPEGSLKNINNTVVNEKHLVGKSVALFFSNGSDPKCRAFLPFLQQYYKTINEGGSSQKIEIIFVSVDPDRTSFEDHKKHMPWLYIDIADPLTDILKKHFRVMNAYEVPFYGSGPRSDVPCLVVIGSDGREAQLLHVCSGREEGEKGVLRWDFRNNIYSLNKKGL, translated from the exons ATGTCTTGTGCCCATTTTAATTCCCCTTATCAAGCAGAAAAGCGAAGAACAACTGAAAATGTAGACAATCAAAATTTGGCGTCTGTAAAGAAGCCTATTGATTATTCAGATATGG ACCTTATCCTTTTTCCTGAGGgatcattaaaaaatataaataacacAGTTGTAAATGAGAAACATTTAGTTGGTAAATCAGttgctttatttttttcaaatggAAGTGATCCAAAATGTAGAGCATTTTTACCATTTTTGCAACAG tattataaaacaataaacGAAGGAGGATCCAGCCAAAAAATcgaaattatatttgtaagTGTTGACCCTGATAGAACGTCATTTGAAGatcataaaaaacatatgcCTTGGCTATATATTGATATTGCTGACCCTTTAAcagatatattaaaaaaacattttagaGTTATGAATGCATACGAAGTTCCTTTTTATGGATCAGGCCCAAGAAGTGATGTTCCATGTTTAGTCGTTATAGGAAGTGATGGAAGAGAGGCACAACTTTTACATGTTTGCAGTGGACGAGAAGAAGGAGAAAAGGGTGTGTTAAGATGGGATTTcagaaataatatttattctttaaataaaaaaggtttATAA
- a CDS encoding major facilitator superfamily domain-containing protein, putative, with product MKYLTKIVSNACLAIINCGLCLSLTSLSRKMLIKGYDICPEEYRGCEKEKWYFTTFYFTLYMSAFLGCFISLFFRNVSRKKFMEVIHYLYIIGSLFTIYYEPHVILFLFSQAFFGLAIGCSIVIVSFYIFEYSPKDHQNYYGFTIQTFFSLGLLISYIFGVIYERVYFTKGSSSFWILMILQKLHMLMPLILSIISILLLRYVFTMDTPLHLYKSQKYDKFEEIKKKISKKELDEKHEYHENEKNNEINIILNDLTLIDIYNDKRLRRKCMIGSILCYLFCFSGCIIFFNNLFLYYNVFKTKKESATISMIFMFIYFLFTLITRSLSRYYNKNRLIIGGFIFQSISLFIIMICSFCNLPEVINKLIISISIIAFVSGFSLGFGHIIWTHIFHIFSKEYKVVGAFCSYYAIFIGSFIMCTFLEFSNPNKHSYLFIIFIIFTIISIIFFKSIYIDSHENNTKRDKTIESPDPLNISDTIEPANVKEETEV from the coding sequence atgaagtaCCTTACGAAAATAGTTAGTAATGCCTGTCTGGCAATAATAAATTGCGGACTATGTTTATCTCTAACAAGTTTATCAAGAAAGATGTTGATAAAAGGTTATGACATATGTCCAGAAGAATATAGAGGTtgtgaaaaagaaaaatggtATTTTactactttttattttacattatatatgagTGCCTTTTTAGGATGTTttatttcactttttttcaGAAATGTtagtagaaaaaaatttatggaagtaatacattatttatatataattggaagtttatttacaatatattatgaaccGCATgtgatattatttttattttcccaAGCATTTTTTGGATTAGCAATTGGTTGTTCAATAGTTATAGttagtttttatatttttgaatattccCCAAAAGACCATCAGAATTATTATGGATTTACAATacaaacatttttttcacttggattattaataagttatatatttggaGTTATTTATGAACGAGTATATTTCACAAAAGGGTCATCATCATTTTGGATCTTAATgatattacaaaaattacACATGCTTATGCCTCTTATTTTAAGTATAAtatccattttattattgagATATGTTTTTACTATGGACACACcattacatttatataaatcacAAAAGTATGATAAGtttgaagaaataaaaaaaaaaattagtaaaAAGGAATTAGACGAAAAACATGAATAtcatgaaaatgaaaaaaataatgaaattaatattatattaaatgatttaaCTCTTAttgatatttataatgataaaagaTTAAGAAGAAAATGTATGATAGGATctattttatgttatttattttgttttagtggttgtattatattttttaataatttatttttatattataatgtatttaaaacaaaaaaagagaGTGCAACAATTAGTATgatatttatgtttatatattttttatttactttaATTACTAGAAGCTTATCACGTtattacaataaaaatagactAATAATTGGTggctttatttttcaatctatttcattatttattataatgataTGTTCATTTTGTAATTTACCAGAAGTCATAAATAAACTTATAATATCGATTTCTATTATTGCATTTGTTAGTGGATTTTCTTTAGGATTTGGACATATTATATGGACACACATTTTCCATATCTTTtcaaaagaatataaagtTGTTGGAGCTTTTTGCTCATATTATGCAATTTTTATTGGATCCTTTATTATGTGTACATTTTTAGAATTTTCAAATCCAAACAAGCATTcctatttatttattatattcattatatttacaattatatcaatcatatttttcaaatcgATATATATTGATAGTCATGAAAATAACACAAAACGGGATAAAACCATCGAATCACCTGACCCCCTTAACATTTCAGATACAATAGAACCCGCCAATGTAAAAGAAGAAACAGAAGTATAA
- a CDS encoding pyridoxal 5'-phosphate dependent enzyme class III, putative, with amino-acid sequence MKHINNIKNIESKIEKICQDTCRIPPKILVVSKYVGHEEINNIHSYDKKYHFGENSFDSLIEKSQKLPNTIKWHFIGNIQSNKCKNILKVPNLYMIESLDKQKKASLLNGYLNTINENEQNNNENLKKLRVLVQIKTTDDPNKTGMMYDNYEDIENTVLYIINDCNFLIFKGLMTISSLDINNRESSFIILNDIKNKLLNNETIRNYFQNKKFHMSMGMSDDLELAIKHNTTQLRIGRAIFS; translated from the coding sequence atgaaacacataaataacataaaaaatattgaaagtAAAATCGAAAAGATTTGTCAAGATACTTGTCGTATTCCCCCGAAAATATTAGTTGTGTCAAAATATGTAGGCcatgaagaaataaataatattcattcatacgataaaaaatatcattttgGAGAAAATAGTTTTGATAGTCTAATAGAAAAATCACAAAAATTACCTAATACTATAAAATGGCATTTTATAGGAAATATACAATCTAATAAatgcaaaaatatattaaaagttccaaatttatatatgatcGAGTCATtagataaacaaaaaaaagctaGTCTTCTAAATGGCTACTTAAATactataaatgaaaatgagcaaaataataatgaaaatttaaaaaagctTCGTGTATTAGTACAGATTAAAACCACAGATGACCCAAACAAAACAGGAATGATGTATGATAATTATGAAGATATTGAAAACactgttttatatattattaacgattgcaactttttaatatttaaaggtTTAATGACTATATCATCATTGgacataaataatagagaaagttcatttattattttaaatgacataaaaaataaacttttaaataatgaaactattcgtaattattttcaaaataaaaaattccaTATGAGTATGGGTATGTCAGATGATTTAGAACTTGcaataaaacataatacAACACAATTAAGGATTGGAAGGGCAATTTTTTCATAG
- a CDS encoding PPPDE peptidase, putative, whose amino-acid sequence MTIYLHTYILDVPFFLKNVRHTGIEVFGSEYTFSMDGIVTSKPKRSGIGRYSKSYELGFMKLTYYEFSEILNVLGKIYRPNTYNFIYKNCNHFCDDLFELLCGKRLLHSFMIYSRLGKFFGDFKNVAMCGSINTMDITKDDKNMYVCALNLSKSILKKNKNIINKKTILYQNKINEDTSHNFIQQPPYIIPYTSYSPTTISPNMYCNTSKLTRSTQSSKYEKCFNDFNTHTYNTLYSLSTTDGFSYP is encoded by the exons atgacTATCTActtacatacatatattttggaTGTCCCTTTTTTCTTGAAAAATGTTCGCCATACag GAATTGAGGTGTTTGGTAGCGAGTACACATTTTCAATGGATGGGATAGTAACAAGCAAACCAAAAAGGTCAGGAATAGGACGTTATAGTAAAAGTTATGAATTGGGATTTATGAAGTTAACCTATTATGAATTTTCtgaaattttaaatgttcttggaaaaatatatagacctaatacatataattttatatacaaaaattgtAACCATTTTTGTGatgatttatttgaattattatgtGGAAAAAGATTATTACATAGTTTTATGATTTATTCAAGGTTAGGTAAATTTTTTGGTGactttaaaaatgtagcAATGTGTGGATCTATTAATACTATGGATATAACAAAAGATGATAAgaatatgtatgtatgtgctttaaatttatcaaaatcaatacttaaaaaaaataaaaatataattaataaaaaaacaatattatatcaaaataaaattaatgaagaTACAAGTCACAATTTTATTCAACAACCTCCATATATTATTCCTTACACATCCTATAGCCCTACTACTATATCACCAAACATGTATTGTAACACAAGTAAATTAACTAGATCAACACAAAGttcaaaatatgaaaaatgtttCAACGATTTTAatacacacacatataatacattatattcattaagTACAACTGATGGGTTTTCTTATCCATAA